The Lactuca sativa cultivar Salinas chromosome 2, Lsat_Salinas_v11, whole genome shotgun sequence genome includes a window with the following:
- the LOC111911374 gene encoding putative disease resistance protein RGA3 has translation MGDALVTAIAERIHKKVVSIAAKDIALAWGYKKKLDTLEHTLKIICAKLRDTENEKGKNHGVMVWLTLLKHVVGEADDLLDEVHYEMLRHEVVTRDESRMISFKSVPSLKTFSIRRGLGHRIENITEKFFEMNEHANNLGLQNRHPHLVQDGVYQETDSCLDEFKIVGRESDELHIIQLLTESKKEEKIRILPIVGMGGIGKTTLAKLVYHNPKIEQHFDARVWLCVSVMVDVDTILAKICRFLGGYKWNLQTRVNLITYLQEKLGSKRYLVVLDGVWDREMTHWDDFQSCMLKVNPQNGSCILVTTRNLEIGSKAFNEEFHALQGLSDDDCWYIFKERVFVAGQSLLPELEEIGHDIVNKCRGLPLLVKVIGGMLRNYNKKEKWLSIRDSNVWDPEEEGDIVQNILKLSFDNLPNFVVKQCFTYCSIFNKDRVMNNKELIQLWMALGLVLDDESTKKEMEDVGNDIFQLLVRISMLQDVKRDEYDYFTYFGIHEIASCGTHNQVYDLSVSLSKHENSCLMLSTNNDILRIPQVKHLSVYQERNEHCEFNTKLSTVIKDYLTCRSLQTMFFEGEIEKNISFQRFNSIRILKLSCCEVEELDDSLGELVYLRFLDLSYTRIQFLPKSIGKLYHLQTLKLYGCYALLGLPEEMTNLISLRNLEFPKIVRVHKVGQLTSLRTLPFFGVHGWKGYQIEELGSLKHLRGEIQIFNLEEISSKEDALKADLSRKKNLYMIDFIWSRNEGSNRNDLDVLEGLQPPENVKHLTILNFSSDNFPAWVMKMAINIDEKWVPLRHLVGIKLSGCSSCLYLPILEYLPLLQDLVLQNMDNLTCLKSSLHQGNNVTRLMKPLSPSLRSLQLSGMKRLEKWIDTSTNSSTMISPVLETLRIHECPKIILLDECHPHPLVSLQIDSCDNLVSIKSIQGLKSLESLEIHKCPSLLRIPDLPHQGNSLKIMRIICSSKLTYLPREIFNCYSFLTKLSLGPFSNELHSFPSLQGIEKLRNHLRSLELSGWHHWESIPEEIKHLTLLTRLFIYGFGMQELPTWLNNMSSIRDTRFYDCPRLDKGLVKLGVPRGSGLCLLKWNESVY, from the coding sequence ATGGGTGACGCTTTAGTGACAGCTATTGCCGAGCGCATACATAAAAAGGTAGTCTCAATTGCTGCCAAAGATATCGCCCTTGCCTGGGGTTACAAAAAGAAGTTGGACACTCTTGAACATACGTTAAAAATTATATGTGCCAAGTTACGGGATACTGAGAATGAAAAAGGTAAAAACCATGGTGTGATGGTATGGCTGACACTCCTAAAACATGTAGTTGGTGAAGCAGATGATCTGTTGGATGAGGTTCATTACGAAATGCTGAGGCATGAGGTGGTGACACGAGATGAATCCAGAATGATATCCTTCAAATCTGTCCCGAGTTTGAAAACATTTTCAATTCGTAGAGGATTAGGGCACAGGATCGAAAACATTACCGAAAAGTTTTTTGAGATGAATGAACATGCCAACAATTTAGGACTACAAAATAGACACCCTCATCTTGTCCAGGATGGTGTCTATCAGGAGACTGATTCATGTCTTGATGAATTCAAAATTGTTGGAAGGGAGAGTGATGAACTACATATCATACAACTTTTAACCGAatcaaaaaaagaagaaaaaattaGGATTCTTCCCATTGTGGGAATGGGTGGAATAGGGAAGACCACACTGGCTAAGTTGGTCTACCATAATCCAAAAATCGAGCAACATTTTGATGCTAGAGTTTGGTTGTGTGTGTCGGTTATGGTTGACGTCGACACAATTCTTGCAAAGATTTGTAGATTTCTTGGCGGATATAAATGGAATTTACAAACTAGGGTCAACTTAATTACATATCTTCAAGAGAAGTTGGGATCAAAAAGGTATTTGGTAGTCTTGGATGGCGTTTGGGATAGAGAGATGACACATTGGGATGATTTCCAGAGTTGTATGCTAAAAGTAAACCCACAGAATGGAAGTTGCATTCTTGTCACTACACGAAATCTTGAAATTGGAAGTAAGGCTTTTAATGAGGAGTTCCATGCTTTGCAAGGTCTTTCTGATGATGACTGTTGGTATATCTTTAAAGAGAGAGTGTTTGTAGCAGGACAATCATTGTTGCCAGAATTAGAGGAGATAGGACATGACATTGTGAACAAGTGTCGTGGTTTGCCGCTGTTAGTAAAGGTAATAGGAGGCATGTTGCGAAACTATAATAAAAAAGAGAAATGGTTGTCCATCAGAGATAGCAACGTTTGGGATCCAGAAGAAGAAGGAGATATAGTTCAAAACATCTTGAAATTAAGCTTTGATAATCTGCCTAATTTTGTTGTCAAGCAATGCTTCACATATTGTTCCATTTTCAACAAGGACAGGGTCATGAACAACAAAGAACTTATCCAATTGTGGATGGCTTTAGGGTTGGTTCTAGATGATGAGAGTACAAAAAAGGAGATGGAGGATGTTGGAAATGATATTTTCCAACTTTTAGTAAGAATTTCAATGCTCCAAGATGTTAAAAGGGATGAGTATGATTACTTCACTTATTTTGGCATCCATGAAATCGCTTCTTGTGGTACACATAATCAGGTGTATGATCTTTCAGTATCACTTTCCAAACATGAAAACTCGTGTCTGATGCTTTCGACAAACAATGATATTCTACGTATTCCTCAGGTTAAACATCTTTCTGTGTACCAAGAACGGAATGAGCATTGTGAATTCAACACCAAGCTTTCTACGGTTATAAAAGATTATCTTACATGTAGAAGTTTGCAAACAATGTTCTTTGAGGGTGAAATTGAGAAAAACATTTCCTTTCAACGTTTCAACTCCATACGAATCCTAAAGCTCTCTTGTTGTGAAGTAGAGGAGCTAGATGATTCACTTGGAGAGTTGGTGTATCTTAGGTTTCTTGATTTATCATACACCCGAAtccaatttcttccaaaatctattGGTAAACTTTACCATTTGCAAACTCTGAAGTTGTATGGCTGCTATGCTCTCCTAGGATTGCCGGAGGAAATGACAAATTTGATAAGCCTAAGAAACTTAGAGTTTCCAAAAATTGTCAGAGTGCACAAGGTGGGACAACTGACTTCTCTACGAACCTTACCTTTCTTTGGTGTCCATGGATGGAAGGGATATCAAATTGAAGAGCTGGGTAGTCTGAAACACCTTCGTGGAGAGATACAAATTTTCAATCTGGAAGAAATTAGCAGCAAAGAAGATGCTTTGAAGGCTGATTTATCACGAAAGAAGAATTTATACATGATAGATTTCATTTGGTCTAGGAATGAAGGTTCCAATAGAAATGACTTGGATGTATTGGAAGGCTTGCAACCCCCTGAAAATGTGAAACATTtgacaattttaaatttttctagTGATAATTTTCCGGCATGGGTAATGAAGATGGCAATAAATATTGATGAGAAATGGGTGCCCCTTCGTCATCTTGTTGGGATCAAATTATCTGGATGTAGCAGTTGCCTCTATCTTCCGATCCTTGAGTACTTGCCACTTCTTCAAGATCTTGTGTTACAGAACATGGACAACTTGACATGCTTAAAAAGTTCTTTACACCAAGGCAACAATGTTACAAGATTAATGAAGCCTTTATCTCCATCACTGAGATCTCTCCAACTAAGTGGTATGAAAAGACTAGAAAAATGGATAGATACATCAACGAATAGCTCAACAATGATATCGCCTGTTCTTGAGACGTTGCGAATTCATGAGTGCCCAAAGATAATTCTCTTAGACGAATGCCATCCCCATCCTCTTGTTTCCTTACAAATAGATAGTTGTGATAACCTCGTATCCATTAAGAGTATACAAGGCCTAAAATCTCTGGAATCTTTAGAAATCCACAAATGTCCTAGTCTTTTAAGAATACCCGATTTACCCCACCAAGGAAATTCTTTAAAGATCATGAGAATCATTTGCAGCAGTAAATTGACTTACTTACCTCGTGAAATATTCAACTGTTATTCCTTCTTAACCAAGTTGTCACTTGGTCCCTTCTCCAATGAGCTCCATTCTTTCCCAAGTCTCCAAGGCATAGAGAAGTTGAGAAACCACCTACGCTCGTTAGAATTGTCTGGTTGGCATCATTGGGAGTCAATACCTGAAGAAATAAAACACCTAACGTTACTCACTCGGCTTTTCATATATGGTTTTGGAATGCAAGAATTGCCCACCTGGTTAAACAATATGTCATCTATCCGAGATACGAGGTTCTATGATTGCCCCAGGTTGGATAAAGGACTAGTTAAATTGGGAGTTCCACGGGGAAGTGGATTATGTCTTCTTAAATGGAATGAGAGTGTATATTGA